The Sphingopyxis sp. CCNWLW2 genome contains the following window.
GCACCATCGCCGCCAGCGCGTCGTCGCGCGCCAGCAGCTCGATCGCCCGCGCGCGCAACGCCGCTTCCGCGCTCGTCATTGCCCGCCCCCCAGCGTCAGCCGCCGCCACGGCTGCCACAGCGCCGCGATCGCCGCCGGCGGAGCCGCGCCCGCGCCGTCGCGTGCCCCGTCACGCGCATCGTGCAGATGCTGCGTCATGCGGACGATGCCCTGCCGGATCGCTTCGGGAATCCCGTTCGCCCCTTCGGCGATCCCCGCGCGATAGGCGATGCGCACCCGCGCCGCGCCGCGCGGGTCGTCCAGTGTCACCCGCGCGGTACCGTCGCGGCCGATCGTCGTTCGGTAATCGCCGCCGCCCAGCACCGCCTCCTCGCCACCGGGCAACAGCAAGGTCACGCCATCGATCGCGACAACGGGCCGCGCTCCGGGTTGGACCACCCCGTTTTTCAACGGCAAAATCTCCTCGGCCGCGCGGATGACCAGCCACTGCCCGATAAAGGCCTCGCAGATATTGGTCGCCGCGCGGATAAGGCCCGCGACCACGGCATCGTCGATCGTCGCCCCCAGCCGCAACCAGCCGCGCGCTTCGTTCAGGCTCACCGGGGCATCGCCCGGCACCGGACTTTCCGCCATCACCGTTCCTCCACCCGCACGGTCATCGATCGCTCGTCGATCTGCCCGTCGCTCAGCGTCACCCGGTTGGTGACGCGATAGACATGACCGGCGACGCCGCCCGCCAGCGTGGCAGTCGTCCGGGTCAGGTCATGCGCCGCGGCGGCCACTTCGATCCCCTCGCCCCCGGCCGGCGCGACCGTCCAACTGCTCGCCACCACCGCCTGCCCGTCGGGATAGGCGGCCGCCCAGTCGAACTCATAATCGATCCGCGCATCGGGATCCTTCACCACCATCGCCATGGCTGCTCCTCTCTCTCGATCCTATGGTTTACGCGGCGTCACGCGGCGGCCGGGTTCGCGCGCGATCGGCACCGTGCCGCGCGGCGCCGATGGCTCGGGCCCGCCCCATTCGCTCGCCAGATCGCGCGGCGCCGTGTCCCCGACCGCCCGCGACGACAACGCCGACCCGCCGATCACGCCGCCGCCTCCAGCGCGGCAAGCCGCGCCTCCTGCGCCGCGATCAGGAACAGCGCCAGCTGGTCGGGGCGGATGCCGAAACGGTCGCCCGCTTCGTCGCCCTCCGCCCATGCATCCCAGCACAGAAAGGCATAGGGTGTTGCGCCGGGCCGTCCCGCGGCATCGATCGGGTCGATCAGGCTTTCGTCGGCCATGATCTCCCACACGCGCTGCGCCTGGACGCCGAAATGATAACGCGCATCGGCCGCGCTCTTCGCGGCGATCGCATCGTTCCACTGATAAAAGCCGAGTTCGGCGACGATCCGCCTGCCCGCGCGCAACTCGGCCGCATTGGCGGCGCCGCGCCAGGTTTTTTCGCGTGCATCCGACGTGTTGATCGTACCGGTGGCCGCATAGACGACCGTGGTCCGGTTGCCGGCCCCGCCAAGCGAATGAACATTGTCCGACACCGGCTGGAAATGGCCCGCCGTGACCAATTGCCAGCGCGCCGCATTGCCGGTCGCAAAGATATGACCGCCGGTCGGCCCAACGCTGTTCCCGGCATAGTGCCAAAGGCGGCCAAGGTTATCGACCGTCCAGCCATAGCCTTCGGTGGCGCCGACGGGCACGAGGTTCAGCTTCAGCTGCTGGTTGGTGGGCGCCGGAGAATTCGCATAGGAGGTATCGAGGCTGATCCGTGTCGGCACGACTTGCGGCCCTGTCAGCGCGCCAAGTTGCAGCACGCTGCCCCGCAGCGTTACCGCGCCCGTCCCCGCGGCGATCTGCATCGAAGCGGCCGCGGCCTGATTGTCCCAGATCGCGAATTCGCCGCCGCCGTTGATCCCCAGGCTATAGCTGCGCGCGGCCACATTCCCGCCCAGCGTCAGACACGGATAGTCGCCCTGGATCTGAAGCTGGCGGTTGAAACCGCCGCTGTTGCCGGGAGAGGCCGTGCCGATCCCGACATTCCCCGCGCCGTCGACCCGCACCCTTTCGGTGGCATTTGTATCCAGCGTCACGAAATCGCTGCCGATCCGCATCCCGTCGCGACTGGCGCCCGCACCCGCGACGTTGAACAGGCCCGTGAACGCGGCGTCGGCGTAAAGATAAAGCGATTGCCCGCTCAGGGCGCCAAAGCGCGCGACATCGCCCGCACCGCTGGCCTCGACATGCAAGCGCACCGCCGGCGCAGTCGTCCCGATACCCACATGCCCCGACGGCGACAGCCGAAGCCGCTCGACGCCCTCGGTCGCGATGCCGATCGCGTCCGCCGCCGCCCGGAAAAGACCCGTGTCGGGGTCCGCCGCAAAACTGATCGCAGGCGCGGCGGCGGTGCCGTTCTGCACGCCGAGCGGACCATCGAGCGTGTACCGCCCATCACCGGCCCGAAAGGCGAGCGCCGACAGCGGCATATTCACCCACCCCGCACCGCGCCGCACGGTAAGCTGATCATCCGCCGCGCCCGTCGTTACCGCCGCATGCGTCGTCGACAACGGCTGCTTTGCCGCCAATGCGTCGGCCAGTCCGTCGCCCGCTGCATCCTGCGCGGCGAACCATTCGGCGCCGACGGTCAATGCGATCGTCTTCAGCCCCGGCGCGAAATCGACTTGGTCGCCCGCGTTCGACGAGGCCGCGACGCTGTCGCGCTGCAACCGGCCCGCGTCGTCGATCCGGCCGACGCCGACCTCCCACTGCGCCGGCTGGGCGATGCCGGCGATGGCATAATGAAAGGGATCGCCCACCGGAACGATCCCCGAAAAACGGCGATGGCCGGGCACCGCGCCGGTCGGCATCAGTGGCCCGGTCCCGCCATCCTGGCACAGCTCGCGCACCAGATCGGCGAAAAAGAGGGTCGGCATGGCGAGGCCATCCTTTCCAATATCGATAGGGGAGAAAATTGGCGCCCGGCCCGCCCGAAAGGGGGGAGCGTGGCCGGGCGCCCATCGCGCGCCAGTGCTTAGCTGGCGGCGAATTTCATCAGCTTGATCGCCTGCGAATCGATGATCGCGCCGCCGACCCGCTTGGTTGCATAGAAATGCACGAAGGGCTTGTTGCTGAACGGATCGCGCAGGATGCGCGTCTCGCCGCGGTCGGCGACCAGATAACCGGCGCGGAAATTGCCGAACGCGATCGACAGGCTGTTCGCGCCGACATCGGGCATATCCTCGGCCTCGACGACCGGATAACCGAGCAGGGTCGCCGCCTGCCCCTCGACCATCCCCGGCTGCCAGATGAAGGCCCCGTCGCTGGTCTTGAACTTGCGGATGCGGCTCAGCGTATCCGAATTCATCACCCAGCTCGCGCCCTGCCGGTACGGCGCCTTTAGCGAATGGACCAGCTCGACCAGCTTGTCCTGCGGGTTCGACGCCGGAAACGCACCCGCGGTGCCCGTCGCCAGATGCTGGAGCGTCCCGAACGCGCGCACGCTGTCGAGCTCGTTCGTCGTCGTATAGGTCAGGAAACCCTTCGGCCGGTTCGTCCCGTTACCGTTCACGAACGCGACGCCCTCGGCGACCGCGAATTCGCGCGCGATCTGGTCGGCCAGCCAGTCCTCGACGTTGAACATCGCATCGTCGAGCATCGCCTGGCTCGCCGCCGGGTTGGCGTAAAGCTCGCCCGACGGCGGTGCGATTTCGGCAAAGCTGCGCGTCGCCGTCTCGGGCCGCGCCGCGGTCTCGCCGACCCACCCCGCGCCCATCGATCCCGTCGCGATCAGCTTGCGATAGCCGCTCGTCCCCGTCTGCACGACCGTCGCGATCGACCGGATCGGCGACAGCGTCTTCAGCGTCGCGGCGATGGCCCCGTCGATCTCGCGCGGCACCGCAAAGCCGCCCTCGCCGCCCGACGCGCCCGACAGGCTCTTCATCTCGACCCCCGCGTCGATCCCGCGCCGCAAATAGCGCTCGACGAACGCGTCACGCGCCGGATCGGCCGCCTTCGCCCCGTCGAGCGGCAATCGCGACGCCGCCACGGCCTGCGCATCGACCTGCGCCTTCAGCGCCGCCACCGACGCCTTCAGCTCATCGACCGCCTCGGCCGCCAGCACCGCATCGAACGCCCCCTCGAGCGCATCCGCCTTCATTTCGAACTCCATTTCCATGCCCGTCACTCCTTCAAAGAATCTACTGCAATCACCCGCGCCAGCGGCTGCATCGGCGCCGCCACCAAGCTCACCTCGGCCAGGTCGAGCGCCAGCAACTCGCGCGGACCATTCCCGCGCGAAGCCGTCACCCGATACCCAAAGGACAATCCCGTCAGCGCCCCGCGCGCGACCAGCGCCGCCGCCGTCGGATGCGTCACCCGCGCGACAACGCGCAGCCCGCGCGCATCCTCGGCCAAAGTCTCGATCACCCCGATGCTCGCCCCCGGCCGATGCTGCCAAAGCAGCGGCACCGCCCGCCGCTCGCGCAAACTCGCCGCAAAAGCCCCCGCCCGCACCACATCGCCCCCGCGATCGACCCGATCGAACACCGAAGCATAGCCGGCGAACCGTAGTCCCCCCTCCCGCAAGCGGGAGGGGGTTAGGGGGTGGGCAGCGGCACCCGCCGCCCTCACTTCAGCAACCCCGGCAGCCCCAGCTTCATCGCCAGCCCGACGACCAGCAACGCCAGCCCGCACCGCACCGCCCAGTCGACCGCCGCCTTCCACGCGCTCGTCTTCGCATCGCGCCACGCGCCGAGCAGCTGCCGCAAGTCGCTCACATCGTCGCGCGCGGCCTCGTCGGCCAGCCCCAGCCGCGCCAGCGCCCGCCGCGCCCCCAGCTCGCTCGCCTCCTCGACCACCGCACGCAGCAACGCCGCGTCGGGCGCACTCGTCCCCGCCAGCGCGATCAGCCGCGCCAGCGCCTCTTCCTCATCCATGTCGCAATCTCCGGGTTAAGCGACGCCCAGCAGCGCCTTCTTCTCATCCGCTGTCAGCCAGTCCGCCGCCGACACCTCGCGCCACAGCGCCATCCGGTCCTCGGCCAGCGCCGGCACCTTGTCCAAATCCACGCGCAGCTCGGCGCCCTCGAACCAGCCCGACAATCCCTGCGAAATCGCCCCCAATATCTTCGCGCACAAAGGCAGCACCGTCAGCCGCCACAGCGCGCGATTGGCCTCGCGATAATTGGCATAGGTCGCATCCCCGGGCAGCCCGAGCAGCATCGGCGGCACCCCGAACGCCATCGCAATCTCGCGCGCACTCGAATCCTTGAGCGCCAGGAAATCCATCTCCGCCGGCGACAGCGACAACGCCTGCCACCGCAATCCGCCCTCGAGCAGCAACGGCCGCCCCGCATTCGCCCCGCCCGCGAAACTCTCGGCCAGCTCCTCGCGCAGCCGGTCGACCTGCTCGGCCGACAAGGGCATCCCCTTGTCGCCCGGATCATGCACCAGCGCCCCCGAAGGCCGCGCCGCATTCTCCAGCAACGCCGCATTCCACCGCGCCGCCGCGTTATGCGCGGCAATCGCCCCCGAAGCCGCGCCCAGGCACCCCGCGCCATAATGATCGTCCAGCGGATGCAGCGCCTTCACATGCACCACCGCGACGCGCCCCGCGCCATCCTCGGCGGGCAGCACCACCCCCGACCCGCCCGCCTTGTAACGATAGGCAACCGGCCACCCGCGCGCGTCGGCCTCGACCGTCACCCGCTCGGGCCGCAGCGCAAACAGCTCCGCCGGCGCCCCCGCGCCATCGGCCAATATCTGCACATAACCATTGCCATGCAGCAGCAACTGCGACGCCAAAGTCTCGACCAGCCCCTGCCCGCCCGACGTCGCCCCAACGAGCGCCGACAACGCCGGATCGCTCGCCACCAGAGGCGCCGAGCCGGCAGCCTCGGCCACCAGCCGCACCGCCCGTTGGACGATGGCATTGCCCAGATACCCCTCGCGCAGCTGGGCCTCATAGGACAACGGCGCTGGCGCCGACCACGTCCCATACACCCGCGACAAAGCGGGCCGCGCAGGATGCTGCGCAGCCTTGCGGCCAAACCAGTTCATGATGATCTCCTGCTATGCTTTTGCGAGTCGGGGGGCGGAACGCCGGCTCATGGTATGACAATGACCAACGGGCCTTCCGGAAGCGGACGACGACGAACCCGTTTAGTGTCGTTCCGGAGCATCTTTTTGCCTGTAGCGCCGATCGGCATCAACTTCAGCGGACGATCGTCCGATATGGATCCCAATCGCGTTGACGCGATTCGGAGGCGACCATAAGACCTTCGTTCCTTTGGAAAAATTCCAAGGGCAACGCCTGTTTGGAGATGGTCAATGCTGATTCAAAAGCTTCTTACCATAGCTGCCCTTGCGGCCATGCCAGCGGTTTTCGCTCCGGCACAAGCGCAGGAGAATGATCCGGTCTATGAATGCATCGTCGGCTGCGTCGCGACCCGCCCGAACAGCGAGGGCTGGTGCGTGCAGGAATGCAATCGACGCTTCGGCAACGAAACGCGCCCCTATCCCGGAACTCCGAATACGCCGTGCAGCTACCCCTGGGGTTGCCCTACCCAATAATCGATGTCGGGGGGTGATCCCGGCGACCACCCCCCGTTGCATTTCGCCGTCGGATCAGATCGACCGCCTTCGCCCGAAATCCCGCGCTCTCCTCAAACCCGCATCACCCCCGGCGCCCGCCCTTTCCGCAGCCCCTCCAGCAAAGCCGCCAACGCCCAAACACAGGCATCCGCCCGATCGGGAGACCGCCCCGGCCCCGCATAGCCGCCACCCGTCTGCAACCCGCAAAGCTGGTCCTCCAGCGCCGCGAATGCCCCCGCATGCACCACCTGCCCGCGCTCGTACGCCAGCGCCACCGGCTCCGCGCGCCGCGCCTTGCCGATGCTCGCATGCACCGGCACCACCGGCAGCGCGAGGTCGGCCTGCGCCAAAGTGCTCGCCACCATTTCGCCGCCCATATTGCTCTCCGCCACGACCCGGTCGGCGCCCCAGCGCGCCGCCGCGCCCGCCACCGCCTGCGCCCAGACATGCGGCGGCGGTGCCTCAACGCTCGCATCCTCGACCACCGCCAGCCGC
Protein-coding sequences here:
- a CDS encoding head-tail connector protein; amino-acid sequence: MAESPVPGDAPVSLNEARGWLRLGATIDDAVVAGLIRAATNICEAFIGQWLVIRAAEEILPLKNGVVQPGARPVVAIDGVTLLLPGGEEAVLGGGDYRTTIGRDGTARVTLDDPRGAARVRIAYRAGIAEGANGIPEAIRQGIVRMTQHLHDARDGARDGAGAAPPAAIAALWQPWRRLTLGGGQ
- a CDS encoding phage fiber-tail adaptor protein, which encodes MAMVVKDPDARIDYEFDWAAAYPDGQAVVASSWTVAPAGGEGIEVAAAAHDLTRTTATLAGGVAGHVYRVTNRVTLSDGQIDERSMTVRVEER
- a CDS encoding tail fiber domain-containing protein, with amino-acid sequence MPTLFFADLVRELCQDGGTGPLMPTGAVPGHRRFSGIVPVGDPFHYAIAGIAQPAQWEVGVGRIDDAGRLQRDSVAASSNAGDQVDFAPGLKTIALTVGAEWFAAQDAAGDGLADALAAKQPLSTTHAAVTTGAADDQLTVRRGAGWVNMPLSALAFRAGDGRYTLDGPLGVQNGTAAAPAISFAADPDTGLFRAAADAIGIATEGVERLRLSPSGHVGIGTTAPAVRLHVEASGAGDVARFGALSGQSLYLYADAAFTGLFNVAGAGASRDGMRIGSDFVTLDTNATERVRVDGAGNVGIGTASPGNSGGFNRQLQIQGDYPCLTLGGNVAARSYSLGINGGGEFAIWDNQAAAASMQIAAGTGAVTLRGSVLQLGALTGPQVVPTRISLDTSYANSPAPTNQQLKLNLVPVGATEGYGWTVDNLGRLWHYAGNSVGPTGGHIFATGNAARWQLVTAGHFQPVSDNVHSLGGAGNRTTVVYAATGTINTSDAREKTWRGAANAAELRAGRRIVAELGFYQWNDAIAAKSAADARYHFGVQAQRVWEIMADESLIDPIDAAGRPGATPYAFLCWDAWAEGDEAGDRFGIRPDQLALFLIAAQEARLAALEAAA
- a CDS encoding phage major capsid protein → MEMEFEMKADALEGAFDAVLAAEAVDELKASVAALKAQVDAQAVAASRLPLDGAKAADPARDAFVERYLRRGIDAGVEMKSLSGASGGEGGFAVPREIDGAIAATLKTLSPIRSIATVVQTGTSGYRKLIATGSMGAGWVGETAARPETATRSFAEIAPPSGELYANPAASQAMLDDAMFNVEDWLADQIAREFAVAEGVAFVNGNGTNRPKGFLTYTTTNELDSVRAFGTLQHLATGTAGAFPASNPQDKLVELVHSLKAPYRQGASWVMNSDTLSRIRKFKTSDGAFIWQPGMVEGQAATLLGYPVVEAEDMPDVGANSLSIAFGNFRAGYLVADRGETRILRDPFSNKPFVHFYATKRVGGAIIDSQAIKLMKFAAS
- a CDS encoding HK97 family phage prohead protease yields the protein MREGGLRFAGYASVFDRVDRGGDVVRAGAFAASLRERRAVPLLWQHRPGASIGVIETLAEDARGLRVVARVTHPTAAALVARGALTGLSFGYRVTASRGNGPRELLALDLAEVSLVAAPMQPLARVIAVDSLKE
- a CDS encoding DUF6127 family protein, whose amino-acid sequence is MDEEEALARLIALAGTSAPDAALLRAVVEEASELGARRALARLGLADEAARDDVSDLRQLLGAWRDAKTSAWKAAVDWAVRCGLALLVVGLAMKLGLPGLLK
- a CDS encoding phage portal protein encodes the protein MNWFGRKAAQHPARPALSRVYGTWSAPAPLSYEAQLREGYLGNAIVQRAVRLVAEAAGSAPLVASDPALSALVGATSGGQGLVETLASQLLLHGNGYVQILADGAGAPAELFALRPERVTVEADARGWPVAYRYKAGGSGVVLPAEDGAGRVAVVHVKALHPLDDHYGAGCLGAASGAIAAHNAAARWNAALLENAARPSGALVHDPGDKGMPLSAEQVDRLREELAESFAGGANAGRPLLLEGGLRWQALSLSPAEMDFLALKDSSAREIAMAFGVPPMLLGLPGDATYANYREANRALWRLTVLPLCAKILGAISQGLSGWFEGAELRVDLDKVPALAEDRMALWREVSAADWLTADEKKALLGVA